The Pseudomonas wenzhouensis genome has a segment encoding these proteins:
- a CDS encoding HlyD family secretion protein produces MPVKLQRRLFICVILLALIAGALLTRWLLVGRYHESTDNAYVQGEITRISSQLNARIEKVLVRDNQHVEAGQLLAVLEDADFRLARQRALAALQTHEAERAQAQSKLDQQASLIAASQADVAASQATLYRSRLDLGRAQTLRKPGYVSEERVTTLAADNRVARSQVAKAQADLQAQRQQVASLEAELKRLDALILSAQADLEQADLNLSRTQIKAPISGMVGQRSAREGQVVQSGAYLLSLVPDQDIWIQANFKETQIGYMRPGQKAELLFDSYPDTPIEGHIDSLFAASGAQFSLLPPDNATGNFTKVVQRIPVKLTFAADNPLRGLIRPGMSVDVSVDLRSDDSHGG; encoded by the coding sequence ATGCCCGTCAAACTGCAACGTCGTCTTTTCATCTGCGTGATCCTGCTGGCGTTGATCGCCGGCGCCCTACTGACTCGATGGTTATTGGTCGGTCGTTATCACGAGAGCACGGACAACGCCTACGTACAGGGCGAGATCACCCGTATTTCCAGCCAGCTGAATGCACGCATCGAAAAGGTGCTGGTGCGCGACAACCAGCACGTGGAAGCCGGTCAGTTGCTGGCCGTGCTGGAAGACGCCGATTTCCGTCTGGCGCGCCAGCGCGCCCTCGCCGCGCTGCAAACCCATGAGGCCGAGCGCGCCCAGGCGCAGAGCAAACTCGACCAGCAGGCCAGCCTGATTGCCGCCAGCCAGGCCGACGTCGCTGCCAGCCAGGCCACGCTGTATCGCTCCAGACTCGATCTCGGCCGCGCCCAAACCCTGCGCAAGCCGGGTTATGTATCCGAAGAGCGAGTCACCACCCTGGCCGCCGACAATCGTGTGGCCCGCTCGCAAGTGGCCAAGGCCCAGGCCGATCTGCAGGCGCAGCGTCAGCAGGTCGCCAGCCTGGAAGCTGAACTCAAACGCCTGGACGCACTGATCCTGTCCGCCCAGGCTGACCTGGAACAGGCCGACCTCAACCTCTCGCGCACGCAGATCAAAGCGCCGATCAGCGGCATGGTCGGCCAACGCTCGGCCCGCGAAGGCCAGGTGGTACAAAGCGGCGCCTACCTGCTGTCGCTGGTACCGGATCAGGACATCTGGATCCAGGCCAACTTCAAGGAAACCCAGATCGGCTACATGCGCCCAGGGCAAAAAGCCGAGCTGCTGTTCGACAGCTACCCGGACACGCCTATCGAAGGCCACATCGACAGCCTGTTCGCCGCCTCCGGCGCGCAGTTCAGCCTGCTGCCGCCGGACAACGCCACCGGCAACTTCACCAAGGTGGTGCAGCGCATACCGGTCAAACTGACCTTCGCCGCCGACAATCCGCTACGCGGGCTGATCCGCCCCGGCATGTCAGTGGACGTCAGCGTCGATCTGCGCAGCGACGACAGCCATGGCGGATGA
- a CDS encoding MDR family MFS transporter has translation MMSAMLGAFMAVLDIQITNSSLKDIQGALSATLEEGSWISTSYLVAEIIMIPLTAWLVQLFSARRLAVWVSVGFLIASLLCSLAWSLESMIVFRALQGFTGGALIPLAFTLTLIKLPEHQRAKGMALFAITATFAPSIGPTLGGWLTENWGWEYIFYINVPPGLIMIAGLLYGLEKKAPQWELLKTTDYAGIVTLGLGLGCLQVFLEEGHRKDWLESQLIVGLGSVALVSLILFVILQISRPNPLINLGVLRERNFGLASISSLGLGVGLYGSIYVLPLYLAQIQSYNALQIGEVIMWMGVPQLFLIPLVPKLMKIISPKWLCALGFALFGAASFFSGVLNPDFAGEQFQHIQIVRALGQPLVMVTVSLIATAYILPQDAGSASSLFNILRNLGGAIGIALLATLLDARAKVYFDYLRESIVPTNPQVEERLQLLTQTLGSEQAALAKLSQIVHEQATIMAYNDAFHFIGIALGVSMLAILLTRKLPQNMAGGGAAH, from the coding sequence GTGATGAGCGCCATGCTCGGCGCCTTCATGGCGGTGCTGGACATCCAGATCACCAACTCCTCGCTCAAGGACATCCAGGGCGCACTGTCCGCCACCCTGGAGGAAGGCTCGTGGATTTCCACCTCCTACCTGGTCGCCGAGATCATCATGATTCCGTTGACCGCCTGGCTGGTGCAGCTGTTTTCGGCACGGCGCCTGGCGGTGTGGGTCTCGGTAGGTTTTCTGATCGCATCCTTGCTGTGCTCCCTGGCCTGGAGCCTGGAGAGCATGATCGTCTTTCGCGCCCTGCAAGGCTTCACCGGCGGCGCGTTGATTCCACTGGCGTTCACCCTGACGCTGATCAAACTGCCCGAGCACCAACGCGCCAAGGGCATGGCGCTGTTCGCCATCACCGCCACCTTCGCCCCCTCCATCGGCCCGACGCTGGGCGGCTGGCTGACCGAGAACTGGGGCTGGGAATACATCTTCTACATCAACGTGCCGCCCGGCCTGATCATGATCGCCGGGCTGCTCTACGGCCTGGAGAAGAAGGCGCCACAGTGGGAGCTGCTGAAAACCACCGACTACGCCGGCATCGTCACCCTAGGCCTGGGCCTGGGCTGCCTGCAGGTATTCCTCGAAGAGGGACACCGCAAGGACTGGCTGGAATCGCAACTGATCGTCGGCCTGGGTAGCGTGGCCCTGGTGAGCCTGATCCTGTTCGTCATCCTGCAGATCTCCCGGCCCAACCCGCTGATCAACCTGGGCGTGCTGCGCGAACGCAACTTCGGCCTGGCCAGCATATCCAGCCTGGGCCTCGGTGTCGGGCTGTATGGCTCGATCTACGTGCTGCCGCTGTACCTGGCGCAGATCCAGAGCTACAACGCCCTGCAGATCGGCGAAGTGATCATGTGGATGGGCGTGCCGCAGCTGTTTCTGATCCCGCTGGTGCCCAAGCTGATGAAGATCATCTCGCCGAAATGGCTGTGCGCCCTGGGCTTTGCCTTATTCGGCGCGGCGAGTTTCTTCTCCGGCGTACTCAACCCGGACTTCGCCGGTGAACAGTTCCAGCACATCCAGATCGTCCGCGCGCTGGGCCAGCCACTGGTAATGGTCACCGTGTCGCTGATCGCCACGGCCTATATCCTGCCGCAGGATGCCGGCTCGGCCTCCAGCCTGTTCAACATCCTGCGCAACCTCGGTGGCGCCATCGGCATTGCCCTGCTCGCCACCCTGCTGGATGCCCGCGCCAAGGTCTATTTCGACTACCTGCGCGAATCTATCGTGCCGACCAACCCGCAAGTCGAGGAGCGCTTACAATTGCTTACGCAGACCCTAGGTAGCGAGCAGGCGGCCCTGGCCAAGCTCAGCCAGATCGTCCATGAACAGGCGACCATCATGGCCTATAACGATGCCTTCCATTTCATCGGCATCGCCCTGGGCGTGAGCATGCTGGCGATCTTGCTGACACGGAAATTGCCGCAGAACATGGCAGGTGGCGGCGCAGCGCATTGA